The genomic stretch ATGAAGTTAACTTATCAATGAATAAATAATAATTCTAATAATCTAATAAAGTTTATAGGTTTCCGTGACACCCGTAACATAATCTTTTGAACCATTGACAATAATTCCAAATATTCCGATTGGTGAATTACTTAATAGTTCTAGAGCTTGTGTAAGGTTAGATGCTTTAGTCTTATCTAATCCAACCACCATAACAATACCATCTGTTCTTGCAGCAATCAGCTTTGAGTCAACTAAACCGAGTAAAGGAGGAGTATCATAAATCACTAAATCAAAGTTTTCCTGAAATGATTGCATTAAGATCTGCATCTTTTGAGAGGAAAGTAATCTTGTGGGATCTGGCGGAACTTGACCTGAAGTAAGAATTGATAAGTTGGGTTCAATTGAAGATCTTTGTACTACTTGATCAAAGTTTAGATCCGTAGATATTAAATTACTAAGTCCTAAAGCATTACTCAGAAGCAATCGATCATGTAATTTCGGACGACGCAGATCAGCATCTACCAATAGAACTCGTTTCCCTAAAGCTGCTGCTGCCTGCGCTAAATACAATGAAGTAGTTGATTTACCTTCACTGGGTATGGATGAACTAATAACAAGAGAGCGGATTTCTTCATCAGGACTGAGAAGCCGAATATTCGTATAAAGCGATCGAAAAGACTCCAAAAAGATAGAAGTCATATAGTAGGGTTGGATTGCATTAGAATCTGAGTCTAAGCCTTGATGAGATCGATTTATCCAAGACTTGAAATTCATGATTTTTGTCAGTTTACCAATAGCAGATGAAGTTTCGTTCCGCATCAAGCTACGATTTAATGGAATTCCTTCCAAAATTTCATCCGTATCTTCATCAGAATATAAATCTGAATTAAATGGAATTATTCCTAAAATAGGTAATTTGGCAATATCTTTTACTTCATCCGTTGTTCGTAACAGATTACTCAACCTATCTAGAAATAGAGCTACCCCAGAACCTAGTAATAACCCTAGTATGCCACCCAACACTCCATTTTTTTTAATATCGGCTGATGATGATGCAGGATCTTTAGCGGGAGTCAGAATTTGCCAAGGGGTTTTACGTTGTCCAGCATCAATACGTAAAGCTTCACGTTTGGTTAAAAATTGATTTAAATTCTCGTTGGTGATTTTTATCTCTTGTTGAATATCTGTGTATTGACGGGAGATAATTGATAGCTGTTTTACTTGCTGATTGAGCTTATCTTCTACTTCCGACAATATTTCAAGACGGGCTTCTAAATCTCGGATACGGCTGGCAACTAATTCTTTAGCTCTCTCCTCTTCTAGTCGGAGTAACGGTATCAAATTAGCTCTTTGATCTCGTAATGCTTGGACTCTATCTGTATTTTCCTGAAATATGCTTAACTCTTTCGCAATTTGACCATCTACAGTCTGAATTTGGGATAAAATTGCCTGATATCGAGAATTCTCTTGCAGTATAGAGGAAACTTTGGTTTCATTGACTGGTTCAGCAACTTGACGACTTAAATCAGAAAATAGCGATCGCAATTCATCTAACTTGACTTGGGTTTCCAGTTTCTGTTGACTAATGGTAGTGGTTTCAGAAGCTAGTTGTTTGCTGCTTGAATCTGGATCAATGAGATTGTACTGTTGCCGAAAAGTCTGGAGCTTATCCTGAAGCTTTCCTGCTCTTTCTTGGACTTGAGGCAGTTGAGAATTGACAAAGTCAATTCCTTGTTGCACATCAGACAATCGTTCTTCCAAACTATAGTCAAGATAAGCCTTAGACAGTAAATCAAGAACTGCCTTAACCTTTGCTGAGTTTTTATCTTGGTAACTAACGCTGAGAATCTGATTTTCGGCTTTAATTGCTAATCCATCGACTAAACTATCGTAATTAATATCTGGGTACTTTGACTTTAACGCTTCAGAAATTGGATTGAGAATTTTAGGACTTTTTAATAGTTTTAATGTAGTAGGGCTAATAGTGTCTTTAGGTTCTTCTGTATCCCTATTGTTAAGTGTTACAGCAGAAATCACTCGGGTCTCTTCAGTAATTGGCTTGGCTAAAATTTCAAACCCTGATTGATAAATTGGTTTACTAGTAGCCGATTTAAATACAGCTAAAGAAGTAACTACAATAGTTACACCTGCAATTACAGGTAATCTGCGTTGTAAAGATTGCAGTACATTTCCAAATTTCAATCCTCCTTCATCATCGTTGAGTGATGCACTAGACACGTTAGTACTTAAAACACGTTTAACATCACTTTTTTGATGATATATCTGAGAATTCTGTTCACTTTGCATGTTTGTTTCCGTGCATATGCGGATTATGTGGTTAATTCTGGTGCTCAATCAATAGCGATCACGAGCTATTACCCACTCCGTATTGTAAATGCTCAAAGAATAGAATCTAGTTTAACTCATACAAACTTGGCTCTAATTTACGGCAGTACGATTGCTTAAGTCAAGACTTCAAATTGTATAGACAAGCACAATTAGGACAACAACATCAACAAATATTAGCTTTTTATCTGATTCTCCTTTGAGAAAACAATCTGCTTAAGCATTAGCCAAATAAAAATTGGGATAGTCGTAGCATAGCGTTTCCAGAGTCTCTTTGGTTCTTGACAAAGGCGAAATAACCACTCCAATCCGAGATTTTGCATTAATTTTGGAGTTTCTTTTAAGATTCCTGCATAAACAGGGAAAACACCGCCTACTCCAATCATGACAGCTTGGATTTTATCCTTATGTTGATTCATCCATAATTCCTGTTTAGGGCATCCTAGTGCAACGAATAAAACTCCTGCTCCACTCTCATTAATAGTATTCACCATATCCATGTCTACTGTAGAAGCTAATGGACGGAATGGAGGGGATTCAGTACCTGCGATCTTTATAGTGGGAAATTGTAATTTTAGTCTCTGGCTAATTTTATCAAGTACTTCAGGAGATGAACCTAAGAGGAAAATGCTCGTTTGTGCGATCGCAGCTTGCTGGCAAACTGTCTGAAAAATATCCATGCCCGCAACTCGCTGAGCCTGCTTGTGTCCTAGCGACTTTAGCATCCAAACTAAGGGCATTCCGTCTGGTGTAACTAAATCTGCCTGTTTTAATACATTCGCAAAGTGATTATTTTGCCAAGCTTCAACTAGCATATGCACATTAGCAACACAAACCATCCTGCTTTGCTTTTGGTTTGCCCAACTTACCATCAGATTGATTTGTTCATCAAAGAGCAAAGTTGATACTGGAGTAACAATTAAGTCTTGTTTAGGGATGTCATCTGTATACATTTGTAAAATCTTCTTGTATAAAGCAATAAACTTGTCTCGTAAAGTAGAAAATTGCAGGAGTTTGTGTAAACAATCATTTCCAGAGTTTAGCAGCTTAAATATATCGCTATTTCTTGGTGACTTTAAACCCTTATCCTGCTATTTTAAGCATCTAATTATATAAATAGCAAAAGAGATTAGTTTTTCTTTACATCACTATACAAGGTTTCTGAATTGATGTTGATAGCTAGTTAAAGGCTATATTTATCCATATTTAATTAAAACACAAGACATTATATAACTTTATAACTTTTCCATAACTCTTTTATAACTTTCAAGATATTGATAGCCATCAGCGGGTTTCATTTGCTACCTTTTATGTTGTATTTCTACGCACCTTAGAATAAGGGCAAAGGTTGACTTACAGCTATTCCTATAGCAGCTATTTTTGAAAATTATTCAGCGTTACGCAAAATACTAAATATTTGGTGTATAGTGATTCCTATGATTTAGGATTAAGTATTGTATTAATTCATCTTGTAGATCATAATCTAACTTGTGCTTAATACTCATGTTAGTAAAAAGTGCCAGTTGCATTAAAAATGTATTTTTCTGTACAGATTTAAAATGTATTATCTCTGACAACTGTATCCTTAAATTTAAATATATTAAGTAATTTTAGAGGTGGGCTTCGATGGTCTTTATTGATCTCAGTCCCTTCAAGATAATCTTCCCATTTTTGCTTTATTCTTTGATGGTGAGGGAGGTCAAATTGCAGAGAAGGTGTGACAAAAATCGAAAACGCTCAAAACGTCGAGCCATTTATTGTCCAATTCACGGATGTTATCTTGATAGTGTTAGTCCCAAATATCCTCTATTTGCTGATCGTGCTGAGCAGCTACAACAGCGAGGTATGCCACGCCAAAATGCCTTGATGCTTGTAGCAAGTCGAATAGCTGTACCTCTGGATGGAGAATGGATTGAGGCTTTTTGGTGTGACCAGTGTCAGCAAACAAATTGGTATCACGTATGTAAAGGTGAGGATCGCACTTTTCGTGTTTTGATTGCACCATACGAGCTTTGGCAATATGTGACAGGGGCTATTTCGCCTGATGGCAATCCATCCGTTGGCGAGTTTACTCGTAAAAATGCCCGAATGGTTGACTATAGTGGGATTAAAGATTTTCATTTTGTAGTCTAAATGGATTCAGTATTAGTGTTCTCACCAGCCATATATTAATTAGGTGAGTTAAAAGTAAATAGATCTATGAATAGTGCCTTTTGGAATGGAAAACGAGTATTACTGACAGGGCATACTGGCTTTAAAGGGAGTTGGTTATCTTTGTGGCTACAATCTGTTGGTGTTGATTTATGGGGATATGCATTGCAGCCACCTACAGATCCTAGTTTGTTTGAACTTGCTCGTGTAGCAGAAGGGATGAATTCTGTGATAGGAGATGTTTGCGATCGCGAGCATTTACAGAAGGTTATTGCTGAGTGTAAGCCCGAAATAGTGATCCATATGGCAGCCCAATCAGTAGTCCGCTCTTCCTATACTGATCCTGTATCCACTTACAGTACAAATGTGATGGGAACTGTCAACCTCTTAGAAGCAATCCGTCAGGTGGGTGGTGTTCGAGTCGTGGTCAATGTTACTACAGACAAATGTTATGAAAATAAAGAATGGGTCTGGGGATATCGCGAGAATGATCCCTTGGGTGGTTATGATCCCTACAGTAGCAGTAAAGCTTGCTCGGAATTAGTTACATCTTCTTATCGGGATTCATTTTTTCATCCTAGCGAATATGCTAACCATGGTGTAGCGATCGCATCTGCTCGTGCGGGTAATGTCATTGGTGGTGGTGATTGGACACCTGACGGGCTAGTGGCTGACATTACTAAATCATTACTAAGCAAGCAGCCAATTTTAATTCGTAATCCCTATGCAACTCGCCCTTGGCAACATGTACTAGATGCCTTAAATGGCTATTTAGTCCTAGTAGAAAAGCTCTACAATAACGGTTCTGCTTTTGCTGATGCTTGGAATTTTGGTCCTTACGAGTCCTCAATCAAGCCAGTTGGTTGGCTAGTAGATCAACTACTATCTCTATGGGGAGAAAATGTTTATTGGGAACAAGATAAAGGCTATCAGCCCCATGAAGCTAACTCCCTAAGTTTAGATTGCTCAAAAGCACGTCTTAAAATGGGATGGGAACCGAAATTGTCTCTTATAGAAGCTTTAGAACAAATTATCGTGTGGACTAGATCCTATCACTCAGGGGAAGATATGCAGGAAATTACGAAAGCTGCAATTCATAGATTTATGGCAATTATTTAATTGTGTAATAGGTAGTAAACTAACCAGTCAATTGTTTATTTAGAGGTAGCCAATGAGCAAACATTCCGAGACATCGAACTCAATAGAGAAACAACTGAGTAAAACACCTAAATGCCAATTTTGTGGTTCGGGCTTGAAGCATACCCTAGTTGATCTGGGAATGTCACCACTATGCGAGAGCTTTTTAACTTCAGAACAACTTAATCAAATGGAAGCATTTTATCCATTACATGTTCGAGTGTGCGAAAACTGCTTTTTAGCTCAATTGGAAGCATATGTTAGTCCAGAACATATATTTACAGAATATGCCTACTTTTCTTCTTATGCAGATACTTGGTTAAAACAATGCAAGGAATATACAGATCAAGTTGTTGAACAGTTCCATCTTAATGAAAATAGTCAAGTAATTGAGATCGCTAGTAATGATGGATATCTTCTGCAATACTTTGTTGAGAAAAATATCCCTGTGCTTGGAGTTGAGCCTGCGACTAACATTGCGAAAGTTGCGATCGCTAAAGGTATTCCCACTTTAAATGAATTCTTTGGGCAAGAATGTGCGCGTAAACTAGTTCAACAAGGTAAGCAAGCCGATTTAATTGCCGCAAACAATGTGTTAGCACATGTACCAGATTTAAACGATTTTGTTGCAGGGATCAAGATTTTGCTTAAGCCCCAAGGTGTTGCTACGGGAGAAATTCAACATCTGGTGAAATTGATGGCATCTAACCAATTTGACACAATTTATCATGAGCATTTCTGCTATCACACATTTACGACTCTCGAAAAAATCTTTGCCGCGCATGGTTTAACCCTGTTTGATGTGGAAGAGTTACCAACTCATGGTGGCTCCTTAAGGATTTATGCCCGTCATGCCGAGGACTTATCAAAACCAATTAGCGATCGCGCAGTAAAATTGAAAGAGCATGAAAGATCCGATGGCTTCGCTTCCATTGAACGCTACACCAATTTTGATGAACAAGTTCGAGAAACTAAGAGGAAATTACTCGACTTTTTGATTAAAGCTAAGCGTGAAGGAAAAACTGTCGTTGGCTATGGTGCACCGGGTAAAGGTAACACATTGCTTAATTATTGTGGCATTCGGACAGACTTTCTAGATTACACAGTTGATCGCAATCCCTATAAGCATGGCAAGTTTTTGCCAGGAACCCACATTCCCATCTATTCTCCTAGCAAGATTCAAGAAACCAAGCCAGACTATGTAATGATTTTGCCTTGGAACTTTAAAGACGAAATCATTGAACAAATGAGTGTAATTCGGGATTGGGGGGGCCAGTTTGTGGTTCCAATTCCTGAAATCCAAATTTATTCCTAAGGTATAAATGCTATTCACACAGACCGATCTAGAAGGTGCTTACATTGTTGAGCCAGAAAAACTGAATGATAATCGCGGATATTTTGCACGTACTTGGTGTCAGAAAGAGTTTCAAATTCGAAACCTTGATGCCAACTTAGTACAATGTAGTATTTCTTTTAACAAAAAAAAGGGAACACTAAGAGGAATGCATTTACAACTCCCTCCATCCGCGGAAACAAAGCTTGTAAGATGTACAAGAGGGTCAGTCTATGACGTTATTATAGATCTCCGATTAGACTCTACAACCTATTTACAGTGGATAGCTATTACCCTTACCGCTGACAATAGTAAAGCTCTATATATCCCAAAAGGCTTTGCTCATGGATTTCAAACATTGGAAGATAACACAGAAATCTTTTATCAAATGTCTGATTTTTATAGCCCTACTTGTGCTGTTGGTTTTCGCTGGAATGATCCAGCATTCAAGATTCATTGGTTAGAAGAAATTAGTGTTATATCTGAGCGTGATCAGCAATATAAAGATTACACCCCAGCAATACTTCTAGATATTTAGGACGCTAATACTTGTTAGATTCTTAGAAGTAATGAATTTTGCAACAGTTTAAACTTGTAGATATGGCTAACAAATTGGAAAATCAAATACATACAACACATCAAATTGGATTAAATATATATGAACTCATTTCAGAGCTATATCCAATTTGTCGGAGTATAACTGGCAATGGGGTTCGCAAATCACTAAATATATTAAAAAAATACATTCCATTAGAAATCCATGAAATTCCCACAGGGACAAAAGTATTTGATTGGGAAATCCCCAAAGAGTGGAATGTTCGGGATGCTTATGTAAAAAATCAATATGGACAGAAAGTTATTGATTTTCAGAAGTCCAACCTTCATTTAGTTAACTACAGTATCCCAATTCATCAAACAATGTCTTTGGCAGATTTAAGTAAACATCTGTTTACACTTCCTGATCATCCTCATTGGATTCCCTATCGAACTTCTTACTATCATGAGAATTGGGGCTTTTGTCTTAGCTACAATGATTTTACAAACTTTGAAGATGGCGAATACGAGGTTTACATTGATTCTTCTCTTCAAGATGGACATCTGACCTATGGAGAATATTACTTGTCTGGGGAAACTGATGAAGAAGTTCTATTTTCATGCCATATCTGCCATCCATCTCTTTGTAATGACAATTTATCAGGTATGGCTTTAGCAACATTTTTAGCCAAACATATTAATTCTTTCCCAAGACGATATTCTTATAGATTTATCTTTATCCCTGGCACAATTGGTTCAATCACTTGGCTTAGTTTAAATGAGAGTCAAACTCATAAAATAAGGCATGGACTAGTAATATCAGGCGTTGGAGATAGTGGCAGCATGACCTATAAACAAAGTCGCCAAGGTAATGCAGAAATTGATAAAATTGTTGCTCATGTCTTGCAGGATTTAGACAAACACTACACTATTGAAGAGTTTTCTCCATATGGTTATGATGAAAGGCAATACTGCTCTCCTGGTTTTAATTTGCCAATTGGTAGACTAGGTAGAACCCCTTTTGGGTGCTATCCTGAATATCATACATCGGCTGACAATTTAGAGTTTGTTAAACTTAATTCCTTAGAGGAATCTTGGATAGCTTACCTTAATATTTTTGAAATTCTAGAAAACAATAAAGTGTATTTGAATACAAACTCTAAATGCGAACCTCAGTTAGGTAAACGAGGTTTGTATGGAAGTTTAGGCGGTTTACAAGATAAAAAAATCCAAGAAATGGCACTACTATGGGTACTTAATTTTTCGGATGGTGATCATACTTTATTAGATATAGCTACCAGATCTAAGCTCAAGTTTAAGTTAATATTAAAAGCGTCAATTTCTTTGTTAAAAGCTGGACTGTTACAAGAACGCAATAGAGATATTACTAATAGTAAATAGTTATTAATATTTAAATATAAATTCTATTTATTAAGTCAAAATTTGCAAAAATTCAACTATCTATCTATTTATCATTTTCATTTATTATGAAAGTTGTACTATTTTGTGGTGGTCTTGGTACTAGATTAAAAGAATATTCTGAAACTATTCCAAAGCCTATGGTCGAGATTGGTTATCGTCCTATTATTTGGCATTTAATGCGCTACTATGCTCATTTTGGGCATAAAGAATTCATTCTATGTCTTGGTTACAGGGGGGACTATATCAAAAAATATTTTCTGGATTACAACGAATGTATGTCAAATAATTTCACAATATCTGAAGGGGGTAAAAAAATTGAGCTACATACTAGTGATATTGAGGATTGGAAAATTACATTTGTTGATACGGGCTTAAATGCAAATCTGGGACAACGTTTAGTAGCTGTCAAAAAAATCTTAGCAGGAGAAGAGGTTTTCTTAGCAAACTATTCAGATGGTCTTACTGATCTTAACCTTGATTTATATCTTGACAACTTTTGCAAGCATGATAAAGTTGCAAGCTTTTTGGCTGTACAACCATCTCAATCTTTTCATGTTGTCTCATGGAATAAGGATGAACTAGTTGAAAGTATTAAACCTGTTGGTAATTCTGGATTGTGGATTAATGGAGGCTTTTTTGCTTTTAAACAATCAATTTTTGATTATATTCAAGAGCAAGAAGAGCTAGTAATTGAGCCATTTCAAAGATTGATTCAAAAACAAGAGATAATCGCATATAAAAATCAAGGCTTTTGGGCTTGTATGGATACCTTTAAAGAAAAGAATATGTTTGATGAGATGTATGCAAAAGGTAATACTCCATGGGCTGTCTGGGATACTTCGCGTTAATAAATATTAGTATGATTTTTTTTGGGAGAACCTACCTTTCTATGCTTAAAAAGCTACCAAGAGTTGCTTTTCTTTTGCACAATATTGATAGTGGGGGTGTAGAAAGAGTAGCTATTAACCTTCTTAAAGAACTTGTTAAATATCCTATATCAATAGATCTAGTACTATTTGAGAAGAAGGGCAATTTTTTAAACGAAACCCCACCTGAGGTAAGAATTGTTGATTTGTCTAGCACAAGTTCTGGGAGGCTAAGGAAAATATTTCCTTTAGTTAAGTACCTTCGGCGGGAAAAGCCGTCTGTACTAGTTTCTAAGCTAGTACAATTTAATGTTATTGCTATAATCGCCAAGTTCTTTTCATTCATTCCATTACATATTCTTTTAGTAGAACACCTTAGTTTTGATTCTTTAGAAAATAAGATTAAAAATGATCCCAAAGAAAAAATTGGTTTTCTCAATCAATTAAGAAAGATTTTTTATCCTAAAGCTAATGTAGTCGCCGCAGTTTCTCAAGGTTTAGCGCAAGCTTTAGAAAAAGACTTAAACATGAAAACGGGAACATTTAGGGTGCTTTATAACCCTGTTATTGATAAAAATCTAGTTACTAAGTCTCAATTGCCTGTCGAGCATCCTTGGTTTGAGTTTGGACAGCCACCAGTTTTTTTAGCTGCTGGAAGACTAGCACCTCAAAAAGATTTTCTTACACTAATTAAAGCTTTCGCTATTTTTCGGCAGAAGTACACTGCCCGATTAGTAATTTTAGGGGAAGGACCTGAACGCCAGATTTTAGAAGCTGAAATATCTCGACTAAATTTAGAGGCTGATGTTGCGTTACTCGGATTTACAGATAATCCTTATGCTTATATGAGTAAAGCTTCTGCATTTATTCTTTCTTCTCGCTTTGAAGCATTGCCAACAGTTTTGATTGAAGCGTTAGCTTGCGGATGTCAAGTAATTGCTACAGATTGTCCCTATGGTCCCAATGAAATATTAGTGAATGGCAAGTATGGAAAGTTAGTTAGTGTTGGTAATACTGATGAGCTAGCTGATGCAATAGAAAAAACCCTTGATAGTCCTATTGATCCTCAGCTTTTAAAGCTACGCGCCTATGATTTTAATTCTAAAAATGCAGTTGTGGAATATTTAAAAGCAATGAATTTAGATTACTTACTTGAATAATATGTTGAAGATGTTTATGATGATTTAATGGATAAAAAGTTTTGGATAAGATGATAAAACTAATTGATCTACTAAATAATAAATTCTAAAACCTTTCAAGAAATAAACAAGTTATGCCTAAAGTTAGTATCGTTATCGTAAATTACAATTATGGCAAGTACCTAGATGAACGTATTAGAACAATATTGAATCAATCCTATAGAGACTTTGAGCTAATTATTATTGATAACGGTTCAACTGATAATAGTGTAGAAGTAATTAATCGTTACATATCTGACACTAGAGTACTCCCCAAATTTTATCCTGAAAATGATTTGCCTTTTAAACGTTGGAATGAGGCATTGAACTCAGCAACTGGAGATTATTTCCTAATTACGGCTGCAGATGATAGTTCTTATCCAGCTTTATTGGAAAAAACAGTTGAGAAGTTAGATAAACATCCTTCTGTTGGAATAGCATTTTCTCAATCTTGGGATATTGATGATCAAGGTAAACAATTACGTTCATGGAAAGAATGGACTGATAATTTAGATAAGGAACGTTGGGCAAAAGACTTTATTGATGACGGAAAAAATGAATGTCAGTACCTTCTCTTTCAGTGTACTATTCCTAATCCTAGTGCTGCTTTGATAAGACGTACTGTATTTTTAGAAGCAGGAAAATTTGATACAAGTTTTCGATATCTAGCAGACTGGATGCTCTGGGTGAAAATGCTTTTGATTTCAGATATTGCATTTATATCTGAACCTCTAAATAACTTTAGAACTCATACAGGATCGTTAACAAATGCCACAAGACAATCACTAGAATTTGAGGAAAGAGTAAGGATTATCAACTATCTATATATTAATATAAAAGCTACAGATGAAACTTGGGAAGCTGTTTATAATCAAACCATTGGATATTGGTCGAATTTAATTTTAGAGAATAAAATTTCATTTGATAAAAGCAAGAAAATTTATAATATCTTGCAATCTATGGATCAAAATTTAAACTATAGATTAGCTAGACATCTGATTAAATATGGTTGGAGAAATTTTATAGATATGTTTAGTTATAAGACGGTCAATATCAAGGAGTAAATACTATATGACAAAAGTTAGTGTGATTATTCCTAACTATAACCATGCAAGGTTTCTAGAAAAGCGTATTCATACTGTTCTACAACAAACCTATCAAGATTTTGAAGTCATATGTTTAGATGATGCTTCAACAGATGAAAGCAATTATATAATTGCTAAGTTTTCAGATAATCACAGGGTTCAGACAATTTATAATACTGTCAATAGTGGTTCTCCTTTTAAACAGTGGGAAAAAGGTTTACAGGTTGCTAATGGAGAATATATTTGGATTGCTGAGTCAGATGACTATGCTGATTTGAGATTTTTAGACAAACTAGTACCTATTCTTGAGCAAAATCCAAATATTGGTTTAGTTTATTCCCAGTCTTTAGGGGTTGATGAAAATGATCATGTGATTCGTAATTGGAAAATATGGACAGATGATCTAGATAGCGATCGCTGGTCACATAACTTTATTAATAGTGGACGTAACGAATGTCAGAATTATCTAATCTTTAAAAACACAATTCCTAATGCTAGCGCTGTACTTATGAGACGATCAGTTCTAGATAAAATTGGGAAGATTGATACTCAAATGCGATTGGCTGGAGATTGGTTACTCTGGGCAAAAATGTTAACAATTTCAGATATCGCTTTTGTTGCCGAACCTTTGAATAATTTTAGGACCCATACTAACGTAGTGAGGAATACAAGTAAACCATATTTAGAGTTGGAAGAAAGGCTTCAGGTAGTTCACTATATTTCTCAACAAATAGATGTCCCTCATGGTTTTTGGGACATAGTTTTTATTCCATCAATTGGATGGTGGATGAGGATGTTGTTCCGTGGTGAAATTCCTTTAAGTAGAAGTCACAAAATTTATCAATCACTAAAAAATATTGATCCAAATATAAACTGTCGTCTGTTTACAATATTTTTCAAAACGCTAAAAAATAAATTATCTTTATGAAATTAAATTCTAAGGATTTTATTGATTGTAATCTCTTGAATAACTATGCTCCCATTAAAATTTGATTCACAAGGAAAAAATTCTCTTCACCAAGTTCTTTGCCTAGGTGCTCATAGTGATGATATTGAAATCGGTTGTAGTGGGACGTTACTTAAACTTATTGATCAATTTCCAGATATAAGCATTTACTGGGTTGTATTTGGGGCTAATGAGCAAAGGAAAGAAGAGGCTCTTGCTAGTGCCTATGCTTTATTAAAAGATGTCAAAAATAAAACAATCTTGATTAAAGATTTTAGAGATCGATTTTTTCCTTATATTGGTGCAG from Pseudanabaena sp. Chao 1811 encodes the following:
- a CDS encoding glucose-1-phosphate cytidylyltransferase, translating into MKVVLFCGGLGTRLKEYSETIPKPMVEIGYRPIIWHLMRYYAHFGHKEFILCLGYRGDYIKKYFLDYNECMSNNFTISEGGKKIELHTSDIEDWKITFVDTGLNANLGQRLVAVKKILAGEEVFLANYSDGLTDLNLDLYLDNFCKHDKVASFLAVQPSQSFHVVSWNKDELVESIKPVGNSGLWINGGFFAFKQSIFDYIQEQEELVIEPFQRLIQKQEIIAYKNQGFWACMDTFKEKNMFDEMYAKGNTPWAVWDTSR
- a CDS encoding glycosyltransferase; its protein translation is MLKKLPRVAFLLHNIDSGGVERVAINLLKELVKYPISIDLVLFEKKGNFLNETPPEVRIVDLSSTSSGRLRKIFPLVKYLRREKPSVLVSKLVQFNVIAIIAKFFSFIPLHILLVEHLSFDSLENKIKNDPKEKIGFLNQLRKIFYPKANVVAAVSQGLAQALEKDLNMKTGTFRVLYNPVIDKNLVTKSQLPVEHPWFEFGQPPVFLAAGRLAPQKDFLTLIKAFAIFRQKYTARLVILGEGPERQILEAEISRLNLEADVALLGFTDNPYAYMSKASAFILSSRFEALPTVLIEALACGCQVIATDCPYGPNEILVNGKYGKLVSVGNTDELADAIEKTLDSPIDPQLLKLRAYDFNSKNAVVEYLKAMNLDYLLE
- a CDS encoding glycosyltransferase produces the protein MPKVSIVIVNYNYGKYLDERIRTILNQSYRDFELIIIDNGSTDNSVEVINRYISDTRVLPKFYPENDLPFKRWNEALNSATGDYFLITAADDSSYPALLEKTVEKLDKHPSVGIAFSQSWDIDDQGKQLRSWKEWTDNLDKERWAKDFIDDGKNECQYLLFQCTIPNPSAALIRRTVFLEAGKFDTSFRYLADWMLWVKMLLISDIAFISEPLNNFRTHTGSLTNATRQSLEFEERVRIINYLYINIKATDETWEAVYNQTIGYWSNLILENKISFDKSKKIYNILQSMDQNLNYRLARHLIKYGWRNFIDMFSYKTVNIKE
- a CDS encoding glycosyltransferase, with protein sequence MTKVSVIIPNYNHARFLEKRIHTVLQQTYQDFEVICLDDASTDESNYIIAKFSDNHRVQTIYNTVNSGSPFKQWEKGLQVANGEYIWIAESDDYADLRFLDKLVPILEQNPNIGLVYSQSLGVDENDHVIRNWKIWTDDLDSDRWSHNFINSGRNECQNYLIFKNTIPNASAVLMRRSVLDKIGKIDTQMRLAGDWLLWAKMLTISDIAFVAEPLNNFRTHTNVVRNTSKPYLELEERLQVVHYISQQIDVPHGFWDIVFIPSIGWWMRMLFRGEIPLSRSHKIYQSLKNIDPNINCRLFTIFFKTLKNKLSL